A part of Clostridium novyi genomic DNA contains:
- the ffh gene encoding signal recognition particle protein: MAFEGLAEKLQDTLKKLRGKGKLSEKDIKEAMREVKLALLEADVNYKIVRNFVKTTGEKCLGEEVMKSLTPGQQVVKIVNDELKELMGSTESKIEFSSTGLTVIMLVGLQGAGKTTMAGKLALQLRKNNKKPLLVACDIYRPAAIRQLQVVGSQIDIPVFSMGDKVNPVDIAKASIEHAKNNKNNVVIIDTAGRLHIDEALMDELENIKTSVKPNEILLVVDSMTGQDAVNVSETFNDKLDISGVILTKLDGDTRGGAALSIKAVTGKPIKYVGLGEKMNDLEVFHPDRMASRILGMGDVLSLIEKAQEAIDEEKAKELGDKMLNLEFNLEDFKESMAQMKKMGPLTKLIEMMPGVNSKQLQGLDLSKGEKELTKIEAMIDSMTLKERRDPSVVSNSPSRKRRIANGSGCNVQQVNKLLKDFQMMKKMMKQMKNQQKSFKKGMFGKLPFMK; encoded by the coding sequence ATGGCATTTGAAGGATTAGCAGAAAAACTTCAAGATACTCTAAAAAAGTTAAGAGGAAAAGGAAAGCTATCCGAAAAAGACATAAAAGAGGCTATGAGAGAAGTAAAATTAGCCTTACTTGAAGCCGATGTTAACTATAAAATAGTAAGAAATTTTGTTAAAACTACCGGTGAAAAGTGTCTTGGTGAAGAAGTTATGAAAAGCTTAACTCCAGGTCAACAAGTTGTCAAAATAGTTAATGATGAATTAAAAGAGTTAATGGGTAGCACAGAAAGTAAGATTGAGTTCTCAAGTACAGGCTTAACAGTTATTATGTTAGTTGGACTCCAAGGTGCTGGTAAAACAACTATGGCTGGAAAACTCGCTCTTCAACTAAGAAAAAATAACAAAAAGCCATTATTAGTTGCTTGTGATATATATAGACCCGCAGCTATAAGACAACTTCAAGTTGTGGGAAGTCAAATAGATATTCCAGTGTTTTCTATGGGAGATAAGGTAAATCCAGTAGATATTGCTAAGGCTTCTATAGAACATGCAAAAAATAATAAAAATAATGTAGTTATAATAGATACAGCAGGACGACTACATATAGATGAAGCGTTAATGGATGAACTAGAGAATATAAAAACATCTGTAAAACCTAATGAAATATTATTAGTTGTGGATTCAATGACAGGTCAAGATGCTGTAAATGTTTCAGAAACATTTAATGATAAATTAGATATAAGTGGAGTTATTCTTACAAAATTAGATGGTGATACAAGAGGCGGAGCTGCATTATCAATTAAGGCAGTTACAGGTAAACCTATAAAATATGTAGGTTTAGGAGAAAAGATGAATGACCTTGAAGTATTCCATCCAGACAGAATGGCTTCAAGAATTTTAGGCATGGGAGATGTATTATCTCTAATAGAAAAAGCTCAAGAAGCTATAGATGAGGAAAAGGCTAAGGAACTTGGAGATAAGATGTTAAATCTAGAGTTCAATTTAGAAGACTTTAAAGAATCTATGGCTCAAATGAAAAAGATGGGACCTCTTACAAAGTTAATAGAGATGATGCCTGGAGTTAATTCAAAACAACTACAGGGATTAGACTTAAGCAAGGGGGAAAAAGAATTAACAAAAATAGAAGCAATGATTGATTCTATGACTTTAAAGGAAAGAAGAGACCCAAGTGTTGTAAGTAATTCCCCATCAAGAAAAAGAAGAATTGCTAATGGATCTGGCTGTAATGTTCAGCAGGTTAATAAGCTACTAAAAGATTTTCAGATGATGAAGAAAATGATGAAACAGATGAAAAATCAGCAGAAATCTTTTAAAAAAGGTATGTTTGGAAAACTTCCATTCATGAAATAG
- the ftsY gene encoding signal recognition particle-docking protein FtsY, which translates to MFGNLFNKLKDGLAKTKNNFTEKVSEVLKLAVKIDEELFEELEEILITADIGVDTSLEVIDRVKDKVKEKRITDPKEVYDCLKEVLIEILTEENENKKEEESIPKTILVIGVNGAGKTTSIGKMSNKLKNQGHKVIMAAADTFRAAAIDQLEVWSNRAGVDIIRHQEGSDPASVVFDAIQASKARKADVLICDTAGRLHNKKNLMNELEKINRIIDREYSEANKQTLLVLDGTTGQNALQQAKQFAEVCPIDGIVITKLDGTAKGGVIIAIKHQLHIPVKFIGVGEGIDDLQEFNAESFVEALF; encoded by the coding sequence ATGTTTGGAAATTTATTCAATAAACTTAAAGATGGATTAGCTAAAACTAAAAATAATTTTACAGAAAAGGTTTCTGAAGTATTAAAACTAGCTGTAAAAATAGATGAGGAGTTATTTGAAGAATTAGAAGAGATATTAATTACAGCTGATATAGGGGTGGATACATCACTTGAAGTTATAGATAGAGTTAAGGATAAAGTAAAAGAAAAAAGAATAACTGATCCCAAGGAAGTTTATGATTGCCTTAAAGAAGTTCTTATAGAAATTTTAACAGAAGAAAATGAAAATAAAAAAGAAGAGGAAAGTATACCAAAAACAATATTAGTTATTGGAGTTAATGGAGCTGGGAAAACAACATCTATAGGTAAAATGTCTAATAAGTTAAAAAATCAAGGACATAAAGTAATAATGGCTGCTGCTGATACTTTTAGAGCTGCGGCTATTGACCAATTAGAGGTATGGAGCAATAGAGCAGGAGTAGATATTATAAGACATCAAGAAGGTTCTGATCCTGCATCGGTTGTTTTTGATGCAATACAAGCATCTAAAGCAAGAAAAGCAGATGTTTTAATATGTGATACTGCTGGAAGACTACATAATAAAAAGAATTTAATGAATGAGCTTGAAAAAATAAATAGAATAATAGATAGAGAATATAGTGAAGCAAATAAACAAACACTATTAGTTTTAGATGGAACTACTGGTCAAAATGCTTTACAACAAGCTAAACAATTTGCTGAAGTGTGTCCAATAGATGGAATAGTAATAACAAAACTAGATGGAACAGCAAAAGGTGGAGTTATAATAGCTATTAAGCATCAACTTCATATTCCTGTTAAATTTATAGGTGTAGGTGAAGGTATAGATGACCTTCAAGAGTTTAATGCTGAAAGTTTTGTAGAAGCATTATTTTAA
- a CDS encoding KH domain-containing protein — translation MKNLLEIIAKALVDNPDMVSVNEIIGEQSIILELKVAQDDMGKVIGKQGRIAKAIRTVIKAAAVKEDKRVVVEII, via the coding sequence ATGAAAAATTTACTAGAAATAATAGCTAAAGCATTAGTTGATAACCCAGATATGGTTAGTGTTAATGAGATTATTGGTGAGCAATCAATAATTCTTGAATTAAAAGTTGCCCAAGATGACATGGGAAAGGTAATTGGAAAGCAGGGAAGAATAGCTAAGGCTATTAGAACTGTTATAAAGGCAGCAGCTGTAAAAGAAGATAAAAGAGTTGTTGTAGAAATTATC
- the rpsP gene encoding 30S ribosomal protein S16 codes for MAVKIRLRRMGAKKAPFYRVVVADSRSPRDGRFVEEIGYYNPVSEPKTIKIDEEKAIKWVKNGAQPTDVVKRLFKETGIDEKLSK; via the coding sequence ATGGCAGTTAAAATAAGATTAAGAAGAATGGGTGCTAAAAAAGCTCCGTTTTATAGAGTAGTTGTTGCTGATTCTAGATCTCCAAGAGATGGAAGATTCGTTGAAGAAATAGGATACTACAATCCAGTATCTGAACCAAAGACAATCAAAATAGATGAAGAAAAAGCTATAAAATGGGTAAAAAATGGTGCACAACCAACAGATGTTGTTAAGAGACTTTTCAAAGAAACAGGAATAGATGAAAAGCTTTCTAAGTAG
- a CDS encoding putative DNA-binding protein, which yields MEDRIKISILMDYYGELLTEKQKYVMELYFNQDLSLAEISELTNTSRQAIYDIIKRCNKLLLDYEEKLKLANKNKRLRKNKEIIINKINELQRKSNEKNINDCLQEIKNTIVEDI from the coding sequence ATGGAGGATAGAATAAAGATATCCATTTTAATGGATTATTATGGAGAGCTTTTAACAGAAAAACAGAAGTATGTTATGGAACTTTATTTTAATCAAGATTTATCGTTGGCAGAAATATCAGAACTTACGAATACTAGCAGACAGGCAATTTATGATATAATCAAAAGATGTAACAAATTATTATTGGATTATGAGGAAAAGTTGAAGCTTGCCAACAAAAATAAAAGGTTAAGAAAAAACAAAGAAATCATAATAAATAAAATTAATGAGTTACAACGAAAGAGTAATGAAAAAAATATTAATGATTGCTTGCAAGAGATAAAGAATACTATAGTTGAAGATATTTAG
- the smc gene encoding chromosome segregation protein SMC, with protein sequence MFLKSLEIRGFKSFADKTELVFKEGITAIVGPNGSGKSNILDAVKWVLGEQSIKNLRGGKMQDVIFSGTEFRKPVGLAQVNLILDNSDGELPIEYSEVTIMRRLFRSGESEYYINNTRCRLKDIQELFMDTGIGKEGYSIIGQGKIEALLSGKPEERRSLLEEAAGIVKFKTRKQEAEKRLENTDQNLQRINDIFSTYEERLEPLREESEKAKAFLEISKKLKSKEVTLILNNINVSQQRIDSIKKEIEKSQSKLQEIIKEKDTYKQNAEKFNKQLEEFELENNEKTKRYYDSKSRKQDILSENNILNERINNLTNSINKYKENLLQFKEKINSLIQEKLKQQQKLEELLRKQFSLEEDILKCEEIINERNESVKKQTDSISEMKSYQVELLSEISQKKNEVVILKNNINNLEGKVKETKASIEAYSNSIKINLSTIEVLKKETEKIDNKIKEYEEKIKNYKKEIIAKNKLLHNNEDILKESVSTYNKIEANSNALINLEKQHEGYNKSVKSLMQHIDKDKIPNAKNKTYILGEVIKVDKSFEIAIEIALGGSISNIITDNEIIAKELIKYLKQSNLGRATFLPLNIVKGKSINLSSKVEKIDGYIGIASKLIKCHIKYINAIEYVLGRTLIAKNMDSALNIAKETNYGFKIVTLDGEVINPGGALTGGSLYHKNSNIIGRKREIQELKEKLKIYNKKINELNNNINKIKIDIKNMDEASVDLKDEIHYENLEKTKIIGRINAIDNETSKLKRDLNTSNNELILLKENLKTNLDILNKKEQKIYELDRLQNDNSLKIINLENKLKKQNEEINDKNKSIVSLKVKKAQIDESIINLEKEVKRLKEEVNNINISTIEKDINKSTMEISIANDKINENINEVSKIDIALCKFEENFKEIELKRIKIKENIKVNKDNLENIDIIYNKFEKNKNSLEINLARNETEQQSILTKLNDEMELTYAEALELKIENEDINKCKNDIEIYKSDIAKLGVVNLGAIQQYKELMEKYTFMKEQKEDLIQAKEELLNVVKEMTDKMKTVFHENFNKLRENFSETFRELFKGGKADLILESGDELTSNIEINVQPPGKKLQNINLMSGGEKGLSAIALLFAILKMKPTPFCILDEIEAALDDSNVSRYSEFLRKFSSNTQFIIITHRKGSMEVGDVLYGVTMEEKGISKIVSVDLSKE encoded by the coding sequence ATGTTTTTGAAGTCACTTGAAATAAGAGGCTTTAAATCCTTTGCGGATAAAACTGAATTAGTTTTTAAAGAAGGAATTACAGCGATAGTAGGTCCCAATGGAAGCGGTAAGAGCAATATATTAGATGCAGTAAAATGGGTTTTAGGTGAGCAAAGTATAAAAAATCTAAGAGGGGGAAAGATGCAAGATGTAATCTTTTCAGGTACCGAGTTTAGAAAGCCTGTAGGATTAGCACAAGTAAATCTTATTTTAGATAATAGTGATGGAGAATTACCTATAGAATATAGTGAAGTTACTATAATGAGAAGGTTGTTCAGATCTGGGGAAAGTGAATATTATATAAATAATACCAGATGTAGGCTAAAAGATATCCAGGAGTTATTTATGGATACAGGAATTGGTAAAGAAGGATATTCAATAATTGGACAAGGTAAAATAGAAGCTTTATTAAGTGGTAAACCAGAAGAAAGAAGAAGTCTCTTAGAGGAGGCAGCAGGAATTGTAAAATTCAAGACAAGAAAACAAGAAGCTGAAAAAAGACTAGAAAATACAGATCAAAATCTTCAGAGAATAAATGATATTTTTAGTACATATGAGGAACGTTTAGAGCCTTTAAGAGAAGAAAGTGAAAAAGCCAAAGCCTTTTTAGAAATATCTAAAAAATTGAAGTCTAAAGAAGTAACATTAATTTTGAATAATATTAATGTTAGTCAACAAAGAATAGATTCCATAAAAAAGGAAATTGAAAAGAGCCAATCAAAATTACAAGAAATCATTAAAGAAAAAGATACATATAAACAAAATGCAGAAAAATTTAATAAACAATTAGAAGAATTTGAGTTAGAAAACAATGAAAAGACAAAAAGGTATTATGATAGTAAAAGTAGAAAGCAAGATATACTTTCTGAAAATAATATTTTAAATGAAAGAATAAACAATCTTACAAATTCTATAAATAAATATAAAGAAAACTTATTACAGTTTAAAGAAAAAATTAATTCATTAATCCAAGAAAAATTAAAACAACAACAAAAACTTGAAGAATTATTAAGAAAACAATTTAGTTTAGAAGAAGATATATTAAAATGTGAAGAAATTATTAATGAAAGAAATGAATCTGTAAAAAAACAAACAGATTCTATAAGTGAAATGAAATCTTATCAAGTTGAATTGTTAAGTGAAATTTCACAAAAGAAAAATGAAGTTGTAATATTAAAAAATAATATTAATAATTTAGAAGGAAAAGTAAAAGAAACTAAAGCATCAATTGAAGCATATTCTAATTCTATTAAAATAAACCTCTCTACAATTGAAGTGTTAAAAAAAGAAACAGAAAAGATTGATAATAAAATTAAAGAGTATGAAGAAAAAATAAAAAATTATAAAAAGGAAATAATAGCTAAAAATAAATTATTACATAATAATGAGGATATTTTAAAAGAAAGTGTATCTACGTATAATAAAATAGAAGCTAATAGTAATGCTTTGATAAATTTAGAAAAGCAGCATGAAGGTTATAATAAATCCGTAAAAAGTTTAATGCAACATATAGACAAAGATAAAATACCTAATGCCAAGAATAAAACATATATTTTAGGAGAAGTAATAAAGGTAGATAAAAGTTTTGAAATAGCTATAGAAATAGCATTAGGTGGATCTATTTCTAATATAATAACAGATAATGAAATTATAGCAAAAGAACTTATAAAGTATTTAAAACAAAGTAACCTTGGTAGAGCTACATTCTTACCTCTTAATATAGTTAAAGGAAAGTCTATAAATTTATCTTCTAAAGTTGAAAAAATAGATGGATATATAGGTATTGCAAGTAAATTAATAAAATGTCATATAAAGTACATAAATGCTATAGAGTATGTACTAGGTAGAACTTTAATAGCTAAAAATATGGATAGTGCATTAAATATAGCTAAAGAAACTAATTATGGGTTTAAAATTGTTACTTTAGATGGAGAAGTTATAAATCCAGGGGGAGCTTTAACGGGAGGAAGCTTATATCATAAAAATTCTAATATAATAGGTAGAAAAAGAGAAATTCAAGAATTAAAAGAAAAGTTAAAAATATATAATAAAAAAATAAATGAATTAAATAATAATATAAATAAAATAAAAATTGATATAAAAAATATGGATGAAGCTTCAGTGGATTTAAAAGATGAAATCCATTATGAAAATCTTGAAAAAACTAAGATTATTGGTAGAATTAATGCTATAGATAATGAAACATCTAAACTTAAGAGAGATTTAAATACTTCTAATAATGAGCTTATATTATTGAAAGAAAATTTAAAGACTAATTTGGATATTTTAAATAAAAAAGAACAAAAAATATATGAATTAGATAGATTGCAAAATGATAATTCATTAAAAATTATTAATTTAGAAAATAAATTAAAAAAACAAAATGAAGAAATAAATGATAAAAATAAAAGTATAGTATCATTAAAGGTAAAAAAAGCTCAAATTGATGAAAGTATTATAAATTTAGAAAAAGAAGTAAAGAGATTAAAAGAAGAAGTAAATAATATAAATATAAGTACTATAGAAAAAGATATAAATAAATCTACTATGGAAATATCTATAGCTAATGATAAAATTAACGAAAATATTAATGAAGTTAGTAAAATAGATATAGCCCTTTGTAAATTTGAAGAGAATTTTAAAGAAATAGAATTAAAAAGGATAAAAATAAAAGAAAATATAAAAGTTAATAAAGATAATTTAGAAAATATAGATATAATCTATAATAAGTTTGAAAAAAATAAAAATTCTTTAGAGATAAACTTAGCAAGAAATGAAACAGAGCAACAATCTATTCTTACTAAATTAAATGATGAAATGGAATTAACTTATGCAGAAGCTTTAGAACTTAAAATAGAGAATGAGGATATTAATAAGTGTAAAAATGATATAGAAATTTATAAAAGTGATATAGCTAAATTAGGAGTAGTAAACTTAGGAGCTATACAGCAGTATAAAGAGCTTATGGAAAAGTATACATTTATGAAGGAACAAAAGGAAGATTTGATACAGGCAAAAGAAGAGTTATTAAATGTAGTTAAAGAAATGACTGATAAAATGAAAACAGTGTTTCATGAGAATTTTAATAAGCTTCGAGAGAATTTTAGTGAAACATTTAGAGAATTATTTAAAGGTGGAAAGGCAGATTTAATATTAGAGTCAGGAGATGAACTTACGTCTAATATAGAAATAAATGTTCAGCCACCAGGAAAAAAACTTCAAAATATAAATCTTATGTCTGGAGGAGAAAAGGGATTATCTGCAATAGCTTTATTATTTGCTATTTTAAAAATGAAGCCTACTCCATTTTGTATATTGGATGAAATAGAAGCTGCATTAGATGATTCAAATGTTTCAAGATATTCTGAGTTTTTAAGAAAATTTTCTTCTAATACTCAATTTATAATTATAACTCATAGAAAAGGCAGTATGGAAGTGGGAGATGTTTTATATGGAGTTACTATGGAGGAGAAGGGAATATCTAAAATAGTATCTGTTGATTTAAGTAAAGAATAG